DNA sequence from the Corynebacterium casei LMG S-19264 genome:
TCAATCCATAAATGGATCATCACCAAGTCACGCATGTGGACAGACGGCGCCGCCGTCTACGACGCCACATTCACCGCAATGCAATCCGCACGCGGGAAGAAAGGCTGGCAACGAAGCGCTGAGGTGCGTCGTGAGGCTGGACATACTCTTTGGAGGAACATTGGCTAAGGTTTATGCACGTTATCCACGCAACGGAAAAACAGCCCGCGAGCTGGCAGAACGTGCCGGTATGTCGGTGAGAACAGCTCAACGATGGACTTCCGAACCGCGTGAAGTGTTCATTAAACGTGCCAACGAGAAGCGTGCTCGCGTCCAGGAGCTGCGCGCCAAAGGTCTGTCCATGCGCGCTATCGCGGCAGAGATTGGTTGCTCGGTGGGCACGGTTCACCGCTACGTCAAAGAAGTTGAAGAGAAGAAAACCGCGTAAATCCAGCGGTTTAGTCACCCTCGGCGTGTTCAAAGTCCATCGTAACCAAGTCAGATGTTTCCGGGGTTTAGTGCGTCTTTTGCTGGCGTGCGAGCTTGCGGCGTTGCTGTCGGGTGAGCGGTTGTTGGGCTGGTTCGTCTACGGCAGCGACGAGCTTTCTGGCCGCGTTGACCATCTCTGCGCAGCTGTCTAGAAGCTCCGGGCGTGATTGCAGTAGTCGGGTTGTTGCGTCGATTTCGCTGACGACGGTGGCCAAAATTTCGTCTGGGCTTGCCACCAGTAACGAGTTTTGGGTGCTTTCTTGAGTCTGCGCCTGGGCTTGTTTGAGTTCGTCCTGGTGCGCTTTGCGCGTTCGTTCACGAGCTGCTGAGGCTCTGCACGCGCCGCAGCAGTAGCGGGCTTTGCGCCCTCGCGGGTCGCTTCGTGGCGGAATCTCGTTGCCACACCACGCGCATTTCTGAGACGTTTCGGCACCAGTCATACCCCAATTATAACGTACGTACGTTATAAAATTTGCTCTCGATTTCACCGGAAAACTGATCGCTTCGTGGCTCGGTTTCTGACGCGAATTCCGCACAACTAGTTGGGTTTATTTCGCGTCTACCTGCACCGCAGCACTTTAGTGCATGAGGTGTGTGGTTCTTTTGGGCGAAGCCGAAAACCGAAAGTCTGATTATCAGCAATAGGTGTGTACCAATTGGCGTGATGTCGGTCG
Encoded proteins:
- a CDS encoding helix-turn-helix domain-containing protein, with the translated sequence MAKVYARYPRNGKTARELAERAGMSVRTAQRWTSEPREVFIKRANEKRARVQELRAKGLSMRAIAAEIGCSVGTVHRYVKEVEEKKTA